In one Vibrio sp. VB16 genomic region, the following are encoded:
- the efp gene encoding elongation factor P, producing the protein MATVSTNEFKGGLKLMLDNEPSVILENEYVKPGKGQAFNRVKIRKLLSGKVLEKTFKSGESFEQADVMDIDLDYLYSDGEFYHFMDAETFEQTAADVKAVGDSAKWLVENNTCMVTLWNGNPITITPPNFVELEVTETDPGLKGDTAGTGGKPATLITGAVVRVPLFIQIGEIIKVDTRSGEYVGRVK; encoded by the coding sequence ATGGCTACAGTTAGCACTAATGAATTCAAAGGCGGTCTTAAGCTAATGCTTGATAACGAGCCTAGTGTAATCCTTGAAAACGAATACGTAAAACCGGGTAAAGGACAAGCATTTAACCGTGTGAAAATTCGTAAACTTCTTTCTGGTAAGGTGCTAGAGAAAACATTTAAGTCTGGCGAAAGTTTTGAACAAGCAGACGTGATGGATATTGATCTAGACTACTTGTACTCAGATGGTGAATTCTATCACTTTATGGACGCAGAAACATTCGAACAAACTGCGGCAGATGTAAAAGCAGTTGGTGATAGCGCTAAATGGTTGGTTGAGAACAACACTTGTATGGTTACTTTATGGAATGGCAATCCTATCACGATAACGCCACCTAACTTCGTTGAACTAGAAGTCACTGAAACCGATCCCGGCCTTAAAGGTGATACTGCTGGTACGGGTGGTAAACCTGCAACACTCATTACAGGTGCCGTCGTTCGTGTTCCTTTATTTATCCAAATTGGTGAAATAATTAAAGTTGATACTCGTTCTGGTGAATATGTAGGACGCGTTAAGTAA
- the frdD gene encoding fumarate reductase subunit FrdD, protein MVNKHPKRSDEPVWWGLFGAGGTWFAMITPITVLVIGILAPLGIIDAEAMSYERVADFATSFIGALFIIGTLALPMWHAMHRVHHGMHDLKLHTGVVGKIVCYFIAGLISALSVIFIFMI, encoded by the coding sequence GTGGTTAATAAACATCCAAAACGTTCAGACGAGCCCGTATGGTGGGGTCTATTCGGTGCCGGCGGTACCTGGTTTGCTATGATCACCCCCATTACCGTATTGGTGATAGGTATCCTTGCGCCCCTCGGTATTATTGATGCAGAAGCGATGAGCTATGAGCGCGTTGCCGATTTTGCAACCAGCTTTATTGGCGCTCTCTTTATCATCGGAACGCTGGCCCTTCCAATGTGGCATGCCATGCACCGTGTTCACCACGGTATGCATGACCTGAAACTGCACACTGGTGTGGTTGGTAAGATTGTTTGCTACTTTATCGCTGGTTTGATTTCAGCATTGAGTGTGATTTTTATCTTTATGATTTAA
- the frdC gene encoding fumarate reductase subunit FrdC yields the protein MSNRKPYVREMKATWWQKSNFYRMYMIREATVLPIIFFTLCLTFGLGSLVKGPESWDAWLTFMANPVVVAINIVSLAGSLYHAHTFFTMFPQVMPIRLKGKLVDTKIIVLGQWAAVAAISLIVLIIV from the coding sequence ATGAGTAACCGTAAACCTTACGTTCGCGAAATGAAAGCAACATGGTGGCAGAAGAGCAATTTCTACCGCATGTACATGATCCGTGAAGCGACTGTATTACCCATTATATTTTTCACACTGTGCCTAACTTTCGGGCTAGGCAGCTTAGTTAAGGGCCCCGAATCATGGGACGCTTGGCTAACCTTTATGGCAAACCCTGTTGTCGTGGCGATCAATATCGTCTCGTTAGCCGGGAGCCTGTACCACGCACACACATTCTTTACGATGTTCCCACAAGTAATGCCGATTCGATTGAAAGGCAAACTCGTGGACACGAAGATCATTGTGCTTGGTCAGTGGGCAGCCGTTGCTGCTATCTCATTAATCGTACTCATCATCGTATAA
- a CDS encoding succinate dehydrogenase/fumarate reductase iron-sulfur subunit, producing MTGTRIQKVDILRYDPEKDAEPYKQTFEVPFDDTMSVLDALGYIKDNLDKDLSYRWSCRMAICGSCGMMVNNYPKLACKTFLRDYPDGLLIEPLANFPIEKDLIVDMTPFIERLEALKPYIIGNDRTPEDGPNNQTPQQMAKYKQFAACINCGLCYAACPQFGLNPEFLGPAAIALAHRYNLDSRDNGKEERMELLNGDNGVWGCTFVGFCSDVCPKSVDPAAAVNQGKVESSKDFVIAMLKPQEN from the coding sequence ATGACGGGTACTAGAATTCAAAAAGTCGATATTCTGCGTTACGATCCAGAAAAAGACGCCGAGCCTTATAAACAAACCTTCGAAGTTCCTTTCGATGACACAATGTCCGTGCTTGACGCACTGGGTTACATCAAAGATAACCTAGATAAAGACCTGTCCTATCGCTGGTCTTGTCGTATGGCTATCTGTGGCTCATGTGGCATGATGGTGAACAACTATCCTAAGCTGGCCTGCAAAACGTTCTTACGTGATTACCCTGATGGCCTTTTGATTGAGCCGTTAGCCAACTTCCCTATCGAGAAAGACTTAATCGTCGACATGACGCCGTTCATCGAACGTCTTGAAGCACTTAAGCCTTATATTATCGGTAATGACCGCACACCGGAAGATGGTCCAAACAACCAAACACCACAGCAAATGGCAAAATATAAGCAGTTTGCTGCTTGTATCAACTGTGGCCTTTGTTACGCCGCCTGTCCTCAGTTTGGTCTGAATCCAGAGTTCCTTGGCCCTGCGGCCATCGCACTTGCTCATCGCTACAACCTAGATAGCCGTGACAATGGTAAAGAAGAGCGCATGGAACTGCTTAACGGTGACAATGGCGTGTGGGGCTGTACGTTTGTCGGCTTCTGCTCTGATGTCTGTCCGAAGAGTGTTGATCCTGCCGCGGCGGTAAACCAAGGTAAAGTTGAGTCTTCTAAAGACTTTGTGATTGCTATGCTTAAACCTCAGGAGAACTAA
- the frdA gene encoding fumarate reductase (quinol) flavoprotein subunit, translating to MQIITTDIAVIGAGGAGLRTAIAAAEANPELEVALISKVYPMRSHTVAAEGGSAAVIKDEDSLDNHFNDTVGGGDWLCEQNVVEYFVENATKEMIQMEQWGCPWSRKENGEVNVRRFGGMKVERTWFAADKTGFHMLHTLFQTSIKYNQIKRFDEYFVVDLLVENDEIQGLVAIHMSEGELVTIKAKSVVLATGGAGRVYNTNTNGGIVTGDGMALAYRHGVPLRDMEFVQYHPTGLPGTGILMTEGCRGEGGIIVNKNGYRYLQDYGMGPETPVGEPKNKYMELGPRDKVSQAFWHEQQKGNTIDHPLGDVVHLDLRHLGEEYLQERLPFICELSKAYVNVDPAKEPIPIRPTVHYTMGGIETDPSCETKIKGLFAVGECASSGLHGANRLGSNSLAEFVVFGRVAGESAVKRAETFTGWNDDAIEKQVKAVEARIQGLMDQEGDESWSTIRTEMGHSMEAGCGIYRREDLIQETMNKLTELKERYKKISIKDRGKVFNTDLLYAIEIGYGLEVAEAMAHSAILRRESRGAHQRLDEGCTERDDVNYLKHSLALFNEGRAPTIEYSDVTITKSQPKARLYGAAAEEAAAKEAADAQAAEEQK from the coding sequence GTGCAAATAATTACCACAGATATCGCAGTGATCGGCGCCGGTGGCGCTGGTCTTCGAACTGCAATCGCAGCGGCTGAAGCAAATCCTGAGCTAGAAGTAGCCCTGATTTCTAAAGTCTACCCAATGCGTTCACATACTGTCGCCGCTGAAGGTGGCTCTGCCGCCGTCATCAAAGATGAAGATTCACTTGATAACCACTTCAACGATACGGTTGGTGGTGGTGACTGGTTATGTGAACAGAATGTCGTTGAATATTTTGTTGAAAACGCAACAAAAGAAATGATCCAAATGGAGCAATGGGGTTGTCCATGGAGCCGGAAAGAAAACGGTGAAGTGAACGTCCGTCGCTTTGGCGGAATGAAAGTAGAACGCACATGGTTTGCCGCCGATAAAACGGGCTTCCATATGTTGCATACGCTTTTCCAAACCTCTATCAAGTACAATCAAATCAAACGCTTTGATGAGTACTTCGTGGTTGACCTACTGGTTGAAAACGACGAGATTCAGGGTCTGGTTGCGATTCACATGTCCGAAGGCGAGCTTGTTACGATTAAAGCGAAGTCTGTTGTACTGGCGACAGGTGGCGCGGGACGGGTTTATAACACCAACACCAACGGCGGCATTGTTACCGGCGACGGTATGGCATTAGCGTATCGCCACGGTGTTCCTTTGCGTGATATGGAATTTGTTCAATATCACCCAACCGGCCTTCCTGGTACAGGTATCTTGATGACCGAAGGTTGTCGTGGCGAAGGCGGCATCATCGTCAACAAAAATGGCTACCGTTATCTGCAAGATTACGGCATGGGACCGGAAACCCCGGTTGGAGAGCCGAAAAACAAATATATGGAATTGGGTCCTCGAGACAAAGTTTCTCAAGCGTTTTGGCACGAGCAGCAAAAAGGCAACACCATCGACCATCCCCTTGGCGATGTGGTGCATCTAGACCTGAGACACTTAGGTGAAGAATACCTTCAAGAGCGTCTGCCGTTTATTTGTGAGCTGTCGAAGGCGTATGTTAACGTCGATCCGGCAAAAGAGCCGATCCCAATTCGTCCAACGGTTCACTACACCATGGGTGGGATTGAAACCGATCCGAGTTGCGAAACGAAAATCAAAGGTCTCTTCGCCGTGGGTGAATGTGCCTCTTCTGGTCTACATGGTGCAAACCGCTTAGGCTCAAACTCGCTGGCGGAGTTCGTGGTATTTGGTCGCGTGGCGGGCGAAAGTGCGGTGAAACGCGCGGAAACGTTTACCGGCTGGAACGACGACGCGATTGAAAAACAAGTGAAAGCGGTCGAAGCACGTATCCAAGGCTTGATGGACCAAGAAGGCGATGAAAGCTGGTCGACCATTCGAACAGAAATGGGCCACTCTATGGAAGCGGGCTGTGGTATTTACCGCCGCGAAGACCTCATTCAAGAGACCATGAATAAGCTGACCGAGCTGAAAGAGCGTTATAAGAAAATCAGCATTAAAGACCGAGGAAAGGTGTTCAACACCGATCTTCTTTATGCCATTGAGATTGGTTATGGCCTTGAAGTGGCAGAAGCAATGGCTCACTCGGCTATTCTTCGTCGTGAATCTCGCGGGGCGCATCAACGTTTAGATGAAGGCTGTACCGAACGTGATGATGTGAACTACTTGAAACACTCACTGGCGCTCTTCAACGAAGGACGCGCACCAACGATTGAATACAGTGATGTTACTATCACGAAATCTCAACCTAAAGCTCGCCTGTATGGGGCAGCAGCAGAAGAAGCGGCGGCGAAAGAAGCCGCAGACGCACAAGCCGCAGAGGAGCAGAAGTAA
- the epmA gene encoding elongation factor P--(R)-beta-lysine ligase, producing the protein MNNESWQPSASIDSLKLRAKLIADIRHFFVTRGVLEVDTPAISHATVTDIHLHTFKTDFIGPGYAGGQALYLMTSPEFHMKRLLAAGSGSIYQMCKSFRNEENGRYHNPEFTMLEWYRVGFDHHDLMDEMDELLQLVLNTGKSVRITYQQAFLSTLEVCPLEASMQELKEAAATLGLGDIAGPEQNRDTLLQLLFSLGVESKIGLQSPVFVYDFPATQAALAKINPSDPRVADRFEVYFKGVELANGFHELDDPQEQLSRFIEDNQKRREQGLEMQPIDYHLIDALKAGLPACAGVALGIDRLLMLAQGKEHIDEVTAFSFPRA; encoded by the coding sequence ATGAATAACGAGAGCTGGCAACCTAGTGCGAGTATCGATTCGCTCAAATTAAGAGCGAAATTGATTGCTGATATTCGACATTTCTTTGTCACTAGGGGCGTACTTGAAGTGGATACGCCAGCAATCAGTCATGCGACCGTGACGGATATACATTTACATACCTTTAAAACCGACTTTATTGGTCCTGGTTATGCCGGTGGGCAAGCATTATATCTAATGACAAGCCCAGAATTTCATATGAAAAGGTTATTAGCGGCGGGCAGTGGCTCTATTTATCAGATGTGTAAGTCTTTTCGAAATGAGGAAAATGGGCGCTATCATAATCCGGAATTCACCATGTTGGAATGGTATCGAGTAGGGTTTGATCATCACGATTTAATGGATGAAATGGACGAGTTATTACAGCTTGTATTGAATACTGGGAAATCGGTTCGGATTACTTATCAACAAGCGTTTTTGAGTACTTTAGAGGTGTGTCCGCTTGAAGCCTCTATGCAGGAACTAAAAGAGGCAGCAGCTACATTGGGTTTAGGTGATATTGCGGGCCCTGAACAAAACAGAGACACCTTATTACAGTTGCTGTTTAGCTTAGGTGTTGAATCTAAAATTGGTTTGCAAAGTCCCGTATTTGTTTATGATTTCCCTGCTACACAAGCAGCTTTGGCCAAAATTAATCCAAGTGATCCTAGGGTCGCTGATCGGTTTGAGGTTTATTTTAAAGGTGTTGAATTAGCGAACGGTTTTCATGAATTGGACGACCCACAAGAGCAACTCTCTAGGTTCATAGAAGATAATCAAAAACGTAGAGAACAAGGTTTAGAAATGCAGCCTATTGATTATCATCTTATTGATGCATTAAAGGCAGGTTTGCCAGCTTGTGCTGGCGTTGCATTGGGTATTGATAGGCTACTGATGCTCGCTCAGGGAAAGGAACATATTGACGAAGTAACCGCGTTTTCTTTTCCAAGAGCCTGA
- a CDS encoding DMT family transporter, with protein sequence MSYEWLALAAAFLWAISSIISVVPARHLGAFSYSRWRMGCTAIILTIMASFTGGWFTVTSVHITPMVLSGLIGIFIGDTALFACMNRMGPRQAGLLFACHAVFSSILGYFLFSETMSTIEFVGASLVFAGVLTAIFFGKKKQGQHDWEAIKGNVWIGVSLGLLAAICQALGGIIAKPVMQTAIDPVAASAIRMIAAFIAHALFRATGSKIARSSKPITVRVLGVTFISGFLAMAIGMTLILYALRDGNVGMVALLSSTTPIMILPILWLYLRQRPNRFAWLGAILAVVGTGILVS encoded by the coding sequence ATGTCATATGAGTGGCTAGCCCTAGCCGCAGCTTTTTTGTGGGCAATCTCCAGTATCATCTCTGTCGTCCCAGCCCGCCACTTGGGTGCGTTTTCTTATAGTCGATGGCGTATGGGTTGTACGGCCATAATTTTAACTATTATGGCTTCCTTTACTGGTGGCTGGTTCACAGTAACATCGGTTCATATTACCCCCATGGTTTTGTCTGGATTGATTGGTATTTTTATCGGAGATACCGCACTATTTGCCTGTATGAATAGAATGGGGCCAAGGCAAGCCGGGCTATTATTCGCCTGTCACGCCGTATTCTCTTCTATTCTCGGCTATTTTCTTTTCAGCGAAACGATGAGTACCATTGAATTTGTAGGGGCAAGTTTAGTTTTCGCTGGCGTTCTTACCGCTATATTCTTTGGTAAGAAAAAACAAGGTCAGCACGACTGGGAAGCGATTAAAGGCAATGTATGGATTGGTGTTTCTCTTGGCTTACTCGCGGCAATTTGTCAGGCTCTTGGTGGTATCATTGCCAAACCCGTTATGCAAACCGCCATTGATCCTGTTGCTGCATCCGCCATCCGAATGATCGCTGCGTTTATAGCGCATGCATTATTTAGGGCGACAGGATCTAAAATAGCGAGGTCAAGTAAACCAATAACGGTAAGGGTATTGGGAGTGACTTTTATCAGCGGCTTCTTAGCGATGGCGATTGGAATGACGCTCATTCTTTATGCGCTAAGAGACGGCAATGTAGGAATGGTCGCCTTACTCTCTTCAACGACCCCGATTATGATTCTACCCATCTTATGGCTCTATCTAAGACAGAGACCAAATCGATTCGCATGGTTAGGTGCCATTTTGGCCGTTGTAGGCACAGGAATACTAGTAAGTTAG
- a CDS encoding SLC13 family permease, translated as MKKKFDIGILIKLLICFAIPSLVLMLPIDSIPIDNLTLIQHRLLAIFLLAALLWVLEPVPVFATSILIIALELIMISNKGLHLFRTPPEGHELGELMKYTDIFSAFSSPIIILFMGGFALAIAASKYELDNNLARVLLKPFGTEPRFIMLGLMLITAVFSMFMSNTATTVMMLALLGPIVASAPKGDLGIKALVLCVPIAANTGGIATPIGTPPNAIALQYLTGENSIDFLSWMMMGLPFVVIQLTLAWFLLQKFFPSSQKTMVLKLDGTFKKSWRAIVVYITFAATILLWMTTKLHGMNTYVVSIIPLAVFTLTGIMGKQELKQINWDVLWLVAGGIAIGIGLDKTGLAVALAHAIDYSALSPFAVVITLSLVCWLMANFMSNTATANLLMPIAAAIGASMESLSAIGGIQGLLVVVAFSASLGMILPVSTPPNSLAYSTGLIESKDMAKMGIIMGIVGLLIVYVAVLIMT; from the coding sequence ATGAAGAAAAAATTTGATATTGGGATTTTGATCAAGCTACTCATTTGCTTTGCCATACCTTCGCTTGTTCTCATGCTACCAATAGATTCGATTCCGATAGATAACCTTACCCTTATTCAACATCGGTTACTTGCCATATTTCTTCTAGCCGCTCTACTTTGGGTGTTGGAACCTGTACCTGTATTTGCAACCTCTATATTAATCATTGCCCTAGAACTGATCATGATTTCAAATAAAGGTTTGCATCTATTTCGAACCCCTCCTGAAGGTCATGAACTAGGAGAGTTGATGAAATACACCGATATTTTTAGTGCATTTTCATCACCAATCATCATCCTTTTTATGGGTGGATTCGCACTAGCGATTGCGGCGTCCAAATACGAGCTTGATAACAACCTAGCGCGTGTTTTATTAAAACCATTTGGAACAGAACCTCGCTTCATCATGCTTGGTTTAATGCTTATTACCGCTGTTTTCTCCATGTTTATGTCCAACACAGCAACAACCGTAATGATGCTCGCATTGCTAGGTCCTATTGTTGCGTCAGCGCCTAAAGGGGACTTAGGCATTAAAGCCCTCGTTCTATGTGTACCGATTGCTGCCAATACAGGTGGTATCGCGACACCGATCGGCACCCCACCAAACGCCATAGCGCTTCAGTACCTCACTGGAGAGAACAGTATTGATTTCTTATCCTGGATGATGATGGGCTTACCGTTTGTCGTTATCCAGTTAACACTGGCTTGGTTCTTATTACAGAAGTTTTTTCCTTCATCGCAGAAAACAATGGTTCTCAAATTGGATGGTACGTTTAAAAAAAGTTGGCGAGCTATCGTCGTTTACATCACCTTTGCTGCGACAATATTACTTTGGATGACCACCAAGCTTCACGGCATGAATACGTACGTGGTCTCTATTATTCCGTTGGCCGTATTTACGCTAACAGGCATCATGGGTAAACAAGAACTTAAACAGATTAACTGGGATGTACTGTGGTTAGTAGCAGGGGGTATTGCTATCGGTATTGGCTTAGATAAGACAGGTCTTGCCGTGGCACTTGCTCATGCTATTGACTATAGCGCATTGTCGCCCTTTGCTGTTGTTATCACGCTTTCTCTTGTCTGTTGGCTCATGGCTAACTTTATGTCCAATACCGCAACAGCTAACCTGCTTATGCCTATCGCCGCGGCTATCGGTGCCTCTATGGAGAGCTTATCTGCAATAGGCGGAATACAAGGCCTGCTCGTCGTCGTCGCGTTCTCTGCGTCACTCGGTATGATACTGCCGGTTTCTACCCCACCTAACTCGCTTGCTTATTCCACAGGACTTATTGAAAGTAAGGATATGGCAAAAATGGGGATTATTATGGGGATAGTCGGGTTGCTTATTGTTTATGTCGCCGTACTCATTATGACTTAG
- the asd gene encoding archaetidylserine decarboxylase (Phosphatidylserine decarboxylase is synthesized as a single chain precursor. Generation of the pyruvoyl active site from a Ser is coupled to cleavage of a Gly-Ser bond between the larger (beta) and smaller (alpha chains). It is an integral membrane protein.): MTLSDKIKIWFQLWAPKHAITRVVGKLASAKLGRVTTAVITMFIKQYKINMDEALHSDPAYFKTFNDFFVRELKTDARPLNDDAQVITHPADACVSQFGPIENGQIIQAKSHNFSALELLGGDTALYDEFEDGSFATLYLSPSDYHRVHMPCDGVLRKMIYVPGDLYSVNPLTAENIPNLFARNERVVCIFDTKFGPLAQVLVGATIVGSIELIWAGTVTPPRGNTVYCWDYPANGNTSVALKKGDEMGRFKLGSTVINLFSKDAIDFDASMGNGISTKLGTAYANIK; this comes from the coding sequence ATGACTTTATCAGACAAAATTAAAATTTGGTTTCAATTGTGGGCACCAAAACACGCGATCACTCGAGTAGTAGGTAAATTGGCATCGGCCAAATTAGGTCGTGTTACGACCGCAGTGATCACCATGTTTATTAAACAATACAAAATAAATATGGATGAGGCGCTGCATTCCGATCCCGCTTACTTTAAAACATTCAATGATTTCTTTGTACGTGAACTTAAAACAGACGCACGTCCCTTGAATGATGATGCACAGGTAATAACGCATCCAGCAGATGCTTGTGTCAGTCAGTTCGGTCCTATCGAAAATGGCCAGATAATCCAAGCTAAATCCCATAATTTTTCAGCACTAGAACTCCTAGGTGGAGATACAGCGCTGTATGATGAATTTGAAGACGGTAGCTTTGCGACTCTTTATCTTTCTCCTAGCGATTATCACCGTGTTCATATGCCCTGCGACGGCGTACTGCGCAAAATGATCTATGTACCGGGTGACTTATATTCCGTAAACCCATTAACCGCTGAAAACATCCCAAATTTATTTGCTCGTAATGAACGGGTTGTCTGTATTTTTGACACCAAATTCGGCCCGTTAGCACAGGTATTAGTTGGCGCCACGATTGTTGGTAGCATTGAGCTCATTTGGGCAGGAACGGTCACTCCACCAAGGGGCAACACTGTATATTGCTGGGATTATCCCGCAAATGGTAATACCTCAGTCGCTCTGAAGAAAGGAGATGAAATGGGTCGATTTAAACTTGGCTCTACTGTAATCAACTTATTCAGCAAAGATGCTATCGACTTTGACGCTAGCATGGGCAATGGTATTTCAACGAAGTTGGGTACGGCGTACGCCAACATCAAATAG
- the rsgA gene encoding small ribosomal subunit biogenesis GTPase RsgA yields MTKKNKLTKGQVRRVRSNQSKRLKQEKTIQWDEEMLGTTKVGLVITRFGQHADIEDLETKEIHRCNLRRGIESLVSGDKVIWRAGLESMAGISGVVEAVEPRVSVLTRPDYYDGLKPVAANVDQMVIVSSVLPELSLNIIDRYLIASETLKISPLIVLNKIDLLNEEQIKEYAIQLQTYEKIGYKVLFVSKETGYGIDAFEAELQNRINVFVGQSGVGKSSLVNALMPEVDIEEGAVSTNSGLGQHTTTAARLYHISTGGDLIDSPGIREFGLWHLEADEVTQAFVEFKSRLGECKFRDCKHLDDPGCMLKKAVEAGEISRERFNSYHRIIDSMGENKANRQYSRNKKAD; encoded by the coding sequence GTGACTAAGAAGAATAAGCTAACCAAAGGTCAGGTTCGACGTGTTCGTTCCAACCAGAGCAAAAGACTAAAGCAAGAAAAAACCATCCAGTGGGATGAAGAGATGCTAGGCACTACGAAAGTAGGCTTGGTCATCACTCGCTTTGGCCAACATGCTGATATTGAAGACCTAGAAACAAAAGAAATTCATCGCTGTAATTTGCGTCGAGGAATTGAAAGCTTAGTTTCTGGTGACAAGGTTATTTGGCGCGCTGGACTTGAATCTATGGCTGGCATTTCAGGTGTCGTAGAAGCGGTCGAGCCAAGAGTGTCTGTTTTAACTCGACCAGATTACTATGATGGCCTAAAGCCAGTCGCCGCCAACGTTGACCAGATGGTTATTGTATCTTCTGTTTTACCTGAATTGTCTCTCAATATTATTGACCGATATTTGATCGCTTCTGAAACACTAAAAATATCGCCTTTAATCGTACTGAACAAGATTGATCTTCTAAACGAAGAACAGATAAAAGAGTATGCAATTCAGCTACAAACCTACGAAAAGATCGGCTATAAAGTGCTCTTTGTCAGTAAAGAAACTGGCTATGGTATCGACGCTTTTGAGGCTGAACTACAAAATAGAATTAACGTTTTCGTCGGCCAATCAGGGGTTGGTAAATCCAGCTTAGTCAACGCACTAATGCCAGAGGTTGATATAGAGGAAGGGGCTGTCTCTACTAACTCTGGATTAGGTCAACACACGACGACAGCTGCACGCTTGTACCATATATCAACAGGTGGTGACCTTATTGATTCACCTGGCATCAGAGAGTTTGGATTATGGCACCTCGAAGCAGATGAAGTTACCCAAGCCTTTGTTGAATTTAAGTCTCGCTTAGGTGAATGCAAATTTAGAGATTGCAAACATCTTGATGATCCCGGCTGCATGCTCAAAAAAGCGGTAGAGGCAGGCGAAATAAGTCGTGAACGATTTAACAGCTATCACCGAATAATTGACAGCATGGGTGAAAACAAAGCCAACCGCCAATACTCTCGAAACAAAAAAGCAGATTAA
- the orn gene encoding oligoribonuclease, with protein MSFSDQNLIWVDLEMTGLDPEQHKIIEIATIVTDSELNILAQGPVLAIHQSDQELEKMDDWCTNTHTNSGLVTRVKASDIDESEAIKQTITFLEKWVPKGKSPICGNSIGQDRRFLYKHMPLLEEYFHYRYVDVSTLKELTRRWKPEVLDGFEKTGSHLALDDIKESIAELKYYRSTIFSI; from the coding sequence ATGTCATTCAGCGATCAAAACTTAATTTGGGTCGATCTTGAAATGACGGGTTTAGACCCGGAGCAACACAAGATCATTGAAATAGCGACAATTGTTACTGATAGCGAGTTAAACATTCTTGCTCAAGGCCCTGTCCTTGCAATCCATCAATCGGATCAAGAATTAGAGAAAATGGACGATTGGTGCACAAATACACACACCAATAGCGGATTAGTTACCCGTGTAAAAGCGAGCGACATTGATGAAAGCGAAGCAATAAAGCAAACCATCACTTTCTTAGAAAAATGGGTACCGAAAGGTAAGTCGCCTATTTGTGGAAATAGTATTGGGCAAGATCGACGTTTTTTATACAAACACATGCCTTTACTCGAAGAATATTTCCACTATCGTTATGTCGATGTGAGTACATTGAAAGAGCTGACTCGTCGCTGGAAACCCGAAGTATTGGATGGTTTTGAGAAAACCGGAAGCCATTTAGCTTTAGATGATATTAAAGAATCTATTGCGGAACTAAAATATTACAGAAGTACGATTTTCTCTATCTAA